A section of the Flavobacterium ardleyense genome encodes:
- the trxA gene encoding thioredoxin, with product MASFQEIINKDNPVLVDFFATWCGPCQTLAPILSDVKAEMGESLNIIKIDVDKNQAVAAKFHVRGVPMLILFKNGKELWKQSGVMSKTEIINKIKPYI from the coding sequence ATGGCAAGTTTCCAAGAAATAATAAATAAAGACAATCCAGTACTAGTAGACTTCTTCGCCACTTGGTGCGGACCATGTCAAACTTTGGCTCCAATCTTAAGCGATGTAAAAGCTGAAATGGGAGAATCTCTAAACATCATTAAGATTGACGTAGATAAAAATCAAGCGGTAGCGGCAAAATTCCACGTTCGGGGAGTGCCGATGCTAATCCTTTTTAAGAACGGAAAAGAACTTTGGAAGCAATCAGGTGTGATGTCCAAAACCGAAATAATTAATAAAATAAAACCTTACATTTAA
- a CDS encoding nuclear transport factor 2 family protein produces the protein MLATLFLVMTMLVSCNAQKSIFPNTADSAAVAKVLDNWHHYAATTNFESYFDLMTPEAVFIGTDATEHWSKSEFQKYAQPHFAKGKAWNFTSVQRTISFSKDHQTAWFDELLDTQMKICRGSGVMQKENGQWKIAQYVLSMTVPNENSAKVVEIKTPQEEALLSKLKSKD, from the coding sequence ATGCTCGCGACACTGTTCTTAGTTATGACGATGCTCGTTTCTTGCAACGCTCAGAAATCCATTTTCCCAAATACTGCAGATTCCGCAGCAGTAGCCAAAGTTCTTGACAATTGGCATCACTATGCTGCAACCACCAACTTCGAATCTTACTTTGATTTGATGACTCCCGAGGCGGTATTTATTGGCACAGATGCTACAGAGCACTGGTCAAAATCTGAATTCCAAAAATATGCACAACCACATTTCGCAAAAGGCAAAGCGTGGAATTTTACTAGCGTTCAAAGAACAATTTCCTTTAGCAAAGACCATCAAACTGCCTGGTTTGATGAGTTACTAGATACTCAAATGAAAATTTGCAGAGGCTCCGGCGTAATGCAAAAAGAAAATGGTCAATGGAAAATTGCACAATATGTACTTTCTATGACTGTGCCAAATGAAAATTCTGCCAAAGTAGTGGAAATAAAAACGCCTCAAGAAGAGGCGCTATTATCAAAACTTAAATCGAAAGATTAG
- the mfd gene encoding transcription-repair coupling factor, producing the protein MSDDLLKPRHKLHIKGLIGSSLSFVTHALYKKTELPFLLILENKEEAAYYLNDLEQMAGEKDVLFYPGSYRRPYQIEETDNANILLRAEVLNRINSRKRPAIIVTYPEALFEKVITRKELDSNTLKVAVEDKISMEFINEVLFEYEFKRVDFITEPGEFSVRGGIVDVFSFSNENPYRIEFFGNEVDSIRTFDVETQLSIEKKKKITIIPNVENKFFRDKRESFLDYISDKTAIFIQNTESLQAQLDKMFERAIDAFAKLEGGIKHVSPEELFSDSKSFMQKVELFTVAELGSKSYLETKSTYEFLIQPQPSFNKQFDLLLNNLSDNHFNGIRNYLFCASESQAKRFHDIFATLDEANKEDISKQYDTIVFPLYQGFIDLENQVACYTDHQIFERYHKFNIKNSYSKKQTLTLKELNTLVVGDYVTHIDHGIGKFGGLQKIQVEGKLQEAIKLVYADNDIVYVSIHSLHKIAKYSGKDGTPPKIYKLGSNAWKVLKQKTKARVRHIAFNLIQLYAKRRLEKGFQYKPDSYLQLELESSFIYEDTPDQTKSTLDVKADMESDRPMDRLVCGDVGFGKTEVAMRAAFKAVDNGKQVAILVPTTILAYQHYRSFTERLKDMPVTIGYVNRFRTAKEKAETLKDLAEGRLDIIIGTHQLVSKNVVFKDLGLLIVDEEQKFGVNVKDKLKTIAANVDTLTLTATPIPRTLQFSLMAARDLSIISTPPPNRVPIETHVVSFSEEIIRDAVSYEIQRNGQVFFVHNRIENIKEVAGMIQRLVPDARVGIGHGQMDGKKLEELMVAFMNGEFDVLVATTIIESGLDVPNANTIFINNANNFGLSDLHQMRGRVGRSNKKAFCYFITPPYSAMTEDARKRIQALEQFSELGSGFNIAMKDLEIRGAGDLLGGEQSGFINEIGFETYQKIMNEAIEELKENEFKDLYDEVEPQNQKEKEYVKDLQIDSDFELLFPDDYINNVSERLNLYNELSNVKNEEELMAYEQKLIDRFGPLPKPAISLLNSIRIKWIATKIGIEKLVMKQGKMIGYFIADQQSSFYQSDRFTEILQFVQRNPTLCKMKEKQTSGGLKLLLTFDNVRSIRRALEVMNQLKL; encoded by the coding sequence ATCAGCGATGATTTACTAAAACCCCGACACAAGCTACATATCAAAGGTTTGATTGGCTCGTCATTGTCTTTTGTAACCCACGCACTTTACAAAAAAACGGAACTTCCATTTCTGCTTATTTTAGAAAATAAGGAAGAAGCTGCATATTATCTAAATGATTTGGAGCAGATGGCTGGCGAAAAAGATGTTCTTTTTTACCCAGGATCATACCGCCGACCTTATCAAATTGAGGAAACCGATAATGCTAACATTTTATTAAGAGCAGAAGTTCTTAACCGAATCAATTCTCGAAAAAGGCCTGCAATAATTGTTACTTATCCCGAAGCTTTATTCGAAAAAGTTATTACTCGAAAAGAACTTGACAGCAATACACTCAAAGTGGCGGTTGAAGATAAAATTTCGATGGAATTTATAAATGAAGTTCTTTTTGAATATGAATTTAAAAGAGTTGATTTTATTACCGAACCTGGAGAATTTTCGGTTCGTGGAGGAATTGTGGATGTGTTTTCGTTCTCGAATGAAAATCCTTACCGAATAGAATTTTTTGGAAATGAAGTTGATAGTATCAGAACTTTTGATGTAGAAACCCAACTTTCGATCGAAAAGAAGAAGAAAATTACGATTATTCCAAATGTCGAAAATAAATTCTTTAGAGATAAACGAGAATCTTTTCTAGATTATATTTCTGATAAGACTGCGATATTTATTCAGAACACCGAATCACTTCAAGCGCAATTAGACAAAATGTTTGAAAGAGCAATTGATGCTTTCGCTAAATTAGAAGGTGGAATTAAACACGTTTCTCCCGAAGAACTTTTCTCGGACAGCAAGTCTTTTATGCAAAAGGTTGAACTTTTCACGGTTGCTGAACTTGGTTCTAAAAGCTATTTAGAAACTAAAAGCACTTATGAATTTCTAATTCAGCCGCAGCCTTCTTTCAATAAGCAGTTTGATTTATTGCTGAACAATCTTAGCGACAATCACTTTAATGGAATTCGGAATTACCTTTTTTGCGCAAGCGAAAGTCAGGCGAAACGTTTTCACGACATATTCGCAACCCTAGACGAAGCCAACAAAGAAGATATTTCGAAACAATACGACACCATCGTTTTTCCTTTATATCAAGGATTTATCGATTTAGAAAATCAAGTTGCTTGCTATACAGATCATCAAATTTTTGAAAGATATCATAAATTTAATATTAAAAATAGCTATTCAAAAAAGCAAACGCTGACTTTAAAAGAACTGAATACGCTAGTTGTGGGCGATTATGTAACTCACATTGACCACGGAATTGGAAAATTTGGCGGACTTCAGAAAATTCAAGTTGAAGGAAAATTACAAGAAGCGATAAAATTGGTTTACGCCGATAATGATATTGTGTATGTGAGTATTCACTCATTGCATAAAATTGCAAAGTACAGCGGAAAAGACGGAACACCGCCAAAAATATACAAACTCGGATCGAATGCTTGGAAAGTTTTAAAACAAAAAACCAAAGCTCGAGTTCGACATATTGCCTTTAATTTGATTCAGCTTTACGCTAAAAGGAGGTTGGAAAAAGGTTTTCAATATAAACCAGATAGTTATTTACAGCTAGAATTAGAATCTAGCTTTATTTACGAAGACACTCCAGATCAGACAAAATCTACTCTGGATGTCAAAGCCGATATGGAAAGCGATCGCCCAATGGACCGATTGGTTTGTGGCGATGTTGGATTTGGTAAAACCGAAGTTGCAATGCGTGCAGCTTTCAAAGCGGTGGACAACGGCAAGCAGGTAGCGATTTTAGTTCCAACCACGATTTTAGCATATCAGCACTACCGTTCTTTTACCGAAAGGTTGAAAGATATGCCAGTGACAATTGGCTACGTAAACCGTTTCCGAACTGCCAAAGAAAAAGCAGAAACTCTAAAAGATCTAGCCGAAGGCAGACTTGATATTATTATTGGAACACATCAATTAGTCAGCAAGAATGTTGTCTTTAAGGACTTGGGATTGCTGATTGTGGATGAAGAACAGAAATTTGGTGTAAACGTAAAAGACAAATTAAAAACAATTGCCGCCAATGTTGATACACTCACATTAACCGCCACGCCAATTCCGCGAACACTTCAGTTTTCATTGATGGCGGCGCGAGATTTATCGATTATTTCCACGCCTCCTCCCAATCGTGTTCCGATTGAAACTCACGTAGTTTCGTTTAGCGAAGAAATAATTCGCGATGCGGTTTCCTATGAAATTCAGCGAAATGGTCAGGTTTTCTTCGTGCATAACCGCATTGAGAATATCAAAGAAGTTGCTGGAATGATTCAGCGACTTGTGCCCGACGCCCGCGTGGGAATTGGCCACGGACAGATGGATGGTAAGAAACTTGAGGAATTGATGGTTGCGTTTATGAATGGCGAATTTGACGTTCTTGTCGCAACTACGATCATCGAAAGTGGTTTGGACGTTCCGAATGCCAATACGATTTTTATTAATAATGCGAATAACTTCGGACTTTCGGATTTGCATCAAATGCGTGGTCGTGTAGGTAGAAGTAATAAGAAAGCTTTCTGTTATTTTATCACACCGCCTTATTCTGCAATGACCGAAGATGCACGGAAACGTATTCAGGCGCTAGAGCAATTTAGCGAATTGGGAAGCGGATTTAACATCGCGATGAAGGATTTGGAGATTCGTGGTGCCGGAGATTTATTAGGTGGAGAGCAAAGTGGTTTCATTAATGAAATCGGTTTTGAAACCTACCAAAAGATTATGAATGAGGCAATCGAAGAACTTAAAGAGAATGAATTCAAGGATCTTTACGACGAAGTAGAACCTCAAAATCAGAAGGAAAAAGAATATGTCAAAGACCTTCAGATAGATTCTGATTTCGAATTGTTGTTTCCAGACGATTATATAAACAACGTTTCTGAACGATTGAACCTTTACAATGAACTTAGCAATGTCAAGAACGAAGAGGAATTAATGGCTTATGAGCAGAAGCTTATCGACAGATTTGGACCTCTGCCAAAACCAGCAATTTCACTTCTTAATAGTATTCGAATCAAGTGGATTGCTACCAAAATTGGAATTGAGAAACTGGTAATGAAGCAAGGAAAAATGATTGGCTATTTTATCGCCGATCAGCAGTCGAGTTTTTATCAATCGGATAGATTCACTGAGATCCTACAATTTGTACAGCGCAATCCTACCTTGTGTAAGATGAAAGAAAAGCAGACATCGGGTGGATTGAAATTGTTGCTGACATTTGACAATGTTCGTTCTATAAGAAGAGCGCTGGAAGTGATGAATCAGCTTAAATTGTAA
- a CDS encoding L-threonine 3-dehydrogenase: protein MSTKILIIGACGQIGTELTQKLRSIHGTDNVIASDIRKLNVPVVNDGPFEVLNALDFNQIESLIEKYEITDVYLMAALLSATAEKNPAFAWDLNMNSLFHVLNLAKAGKIKKLFWPSSIAVFGPTTPKNQTPQFTIAEPTTVYGISKQSGERWCEYYHNIFGVDVRSIRYPGLISYTTLPGGGTTDYAVDIYHKALSDGTYECFLKEETTMPMMYMDDAIRATIEIMEAPAEKIKIRSSYNLAAISFDPKEIAEEIKKHIPDFTITYEPDFRQKIADSWPASIDDSSAREDWGWKHDFDLAEMTNIMLENLKK, encoded by the coding sequence ATGTCTACAAAAATATTAATAATTGGCGCCTGCGGGCAGATTGGTACTGAGCTAACTCAAAAATTGAGAAGTATTCATGGAACTGATAATGTTATAGCTTCGGATATACGAAAACTGAATGTTCCAGTAGTAAACGACGGACCTTTTGAAGTTCTAAATGCTTTAGACTTCAATCAAATCGAATCACTTATTGAAAAGTATGAAATAACCGATGTATATCTGATGGCGGCACTGCTATCTGCAACTGCGGAGAAAAATCCAGCATTTGCTTGGGATTTGAATATGAATTCACTTTTCCACGTTTTAAATTTAGCGAAAGCGGGAAAAATTAAAAAATTATTCTGGCCTTCATCAATCGCAGTTTTTGGACCGACTACTCCAAAAAATCAAACACCACAATTCACAATTGCTGAGCCAACGACGGTTTACGGAATTAGCAAGCAATCTGGAGAAAGATGGTGCGAATATTACCACAATATTTTTGGCGTAGACGTACGAAGTATCAGATATCCTGGACTTATTAGCTACACGACTTTGCCTGGCGGTGGAACTACAGATTATGCTGTAGATATTTACCACAAAGCTTTAAGCGATGGCACTTATGAGTGTTTCTTGAAAGAGGAAACTACAATGCCGATGATGTATATGGATGATGCTATTAGAGCAACAATCGAAATTATGGAAGCTCCGGCAGAGAAAATTAAGATCCGTTCCTCTTATAACTTAGCGGCAATTAGCTTTGATCCAAAAGAAATTGCCGAAGAAATTAAGAAGCACATTCCAGATTTCACCATTACATACGAACCTGATTTCCGTCAAAAAATTGCGGACTCTTGGCCAGCGAGTATAGACGACAGCAGCGCTCGCGAAGATTGGGGATGGAAACACGATTTTGATTTGGCAGAAATGACCAACATTATGCTGGAAAATCTAAAGAAATAA